One genomic window of Cellulophaga sp. Hel_I_12 includes the following:
- a CDS encoding RNA polymerase sigma factor, translating into MSAPLLEKHIIELLQERNEKAISLLYENYSDTLYGVAYKVVKNEALAQDVLQESFVKIWKKSDTYDPTKAKLFTWLFRITRNTAIDKLRSGKTKQDKEIQIDVSDVYKVGVDAVNPDFIDMRENLLKIDLKYQIVLEALFFEGMTQQEASEELDIPLGTIKSRLKIGLRELRKIYIEPTLLFWLTFLMF; encoded by the coding sequence ATGAGCGCACCCTTACTTGAAAAACATATCATAGAGTTATTACAGGAACGTAATGAAAAAGCGATATCGCTTCTCTATGAAAATTACAGTGACACCCTATATGGTGTGGCTTACAAAGTGGTGAAAAACGAAGCCCTAGCCCAAGATGTTCTGCAAGAAAGTTTTGTGAAAATCTGGAAGAAGTCTGACACGTACGACCCTACAAAAGCAAAACTTTTTACGTGGCTTTTTAGAATTACCCGAAACACGGCTATCGACAAACTAAGAAGCGGAAAAACCAAACAAGATAAAGAAATCCAAATTGATGTTTCTGACGTATATAAGGTAGGCGTTGATGCAGTTAACCCTGATTTTATTGACATGCGAGAGAATCTATTAAAAATAGATTTAAAATATCAAATCGTATTGGAAGCCTTGTTTTTTGAAGGGATGACACAACAAGAAGCAAGTGAAGAATTAGATATTCCTCTAGGCACCATTAAATCTAGATTAAAAATTGGTTTAAGGGAATTGAGAAAAATTTACATAGAACCTACACTGCTTTTTTGGCTAACATTTTTAATGTTCTAA
- the murB gene encoding UDP-N-acetylmuramate dehydrogenase: MKIQQQVSLKKYNSFGIDAKAAFFCEINTIETLAKALQLAAYPTKFILGGGSNMLLTKDIDALVLHINLKGKKISTETDDYVVIEVMAGENWHDLVLWTLENDFGGLENMSLIPGNTGTSPIQNIGAYGVELKDVFVSCEAMNISNQKIKTFSKTKCAFGYRESYFKNEGKGKYIITSVALKLTKKNHSLNTSYGSIDTELVKNNITNPTIKDVSNAVIAIRSSKLPDPKVLGNSGSFFKNPIISEEEFSVFSKNNPDAPFYQVSNKEFKIPAGWLIEQCGFKGKRFGDAGVHKNQALVLVNYGQASGAEILALAHKIIAAVTEKFNICILPEVNIIK; this comes from the coding sequence TACGATCGAAACCTTAGCAAAAGCTTTACAGCTGGCAGCATATCCTACTAAATTTATACTCGGTGGTGGTAGCAATATGTTACTAACTAAAGATATTGATGCTTTGGTGCTACACATTAACCTAAAGGGTAAAAAAATTAGTACCGAAACTGACGATTACGTTGTTATTGAAGTAATGGCTGGCGAAAATTGGCATGACTTGGTTTTATGGACCTTAGAAAATGATTTCGGTGGCTTAGAAAACATGTCATTAATCCCAGGAAATACAGGAACTTCTCCCATACAGAATATTGGTGCCTATGGCGTAGAGTTAAAAGATGTTTTTGTGAGCTGTGAGGCTATGAACATAAGCAATCAAAAAATAAAAACATTTAGTAAAACAAAATGCGCGTTTGGTTACAGAGAATCGTACTTTAAAAATGAAGGCAAGGGAAAATACATCATCACTTCTGTAGCCTTAAAACTAACCAAGAAAAATCACAGTCTAAATACCTCTTATGGATCAATAGATACCGAATTAGTAAAAAATAATATTACAAACCCCACTATTAAAGATGTTTCGAATGCTGTGATAGCCATCAGGAGTAGTAAACTTCCGGATCCAAAAGTTTTGGGAAACAGTGGTAGTTTTTTTAAGAACCCCATTATTTCAGAAGAAGAATTTAGTGTATTCTCGAAAAATAATCCAGATGCCCCTTTTTACCAAGTATCAAACAAGGAATTTAAAATTCCGGCTGGTTGGCTTATAGAGCAATGCGGCTTTAAAGGAAAAAGATTTGGGGACGCAGGAGTACATAAAAATCAGGCTTTAGTTCTCGTCAACTATGGCCAGGCTAGTGGGGCTGAAATTCTTGCTTTAGCCCATAAAATTATTGCTGCTGTTACTGAAAAGTTTAATATTTGTATCTTACCGGAAGTAAATATTATAAAATAA